Sequence from the Nocardia brasiliensis genome:
ACGGCGCGCGACAATGTATGACACGCCAGAGTTTGGAGCGCTATCGTGACCGATCCCCATTGGCTCGATGACGTCGAAATGCGCGCATGGGTGGGTTTCGTGCGCACACGCGACCTCATCGCCGCGGCGGTCGGGCGGGACTCGACACGGGAGTCCAACCTCACCTACGTCGAGTACTCGGTGCTGGCCTTCCTGAGCGGCACCCCGGATCACCGGTGCACCTTCGCCGATCTCGCCCTCAGCCTGGAGTGGTCGCAGAGCAGGCTCTCGCACCAGATCACCCGAATGGAGAAGCGCGGGTTGGTCGTTCGCGAACCCATCCCCGACGACGCGCGGCGCACCGCGGCGCGGCTGACCCAGCGCGGCGCCGAGGTGCTGACCGGCGCCGCGCCAGCGCACGTGAACAGCGTGCGCAGGCACATGATCGACGTGCTGGACCGGCAGCAGCTGGCCGCGCTCGCCGACATCTACGACACCCTGCTCGCCCACCACCGCAAGGCGACCAGCGAGAACTGACCGATCAGCCGATGGCCACCGGCTCGGCCGCACCCGAAGCCGTGACCGCCCGGCTCGAATCCGTTGCGGCCGTGCCGGACTCACCCGGCGCCGGGGCGGGCACACCGAGCGCGCGCTCGAATCCGTCCGGCACCACCAGATCGGCGCGTTCGAGTTCGGTGACACTGGTCTTACGCAGGCCGAGCAGCGCCGAATCGATGCCGCCGCGCAGGATGTCGAGCACGTTCTCCACGCCCGCTTGCCCATTGGCGGCCAGACCCCACAGGTAGGCGCGCCCGAGCAGCACCGCGCGCGCACCGAGGGCCACCGCCTTGACCACATCGCTACCGCGCCGGATGCCACCGTCGAGCAGCACCTCGATCTGATCGCCGACGGCGTCGGCGATGGCGGGCAGCGCCCGGATCGAGGCGGGCGTGCCGTCGAGGTTGTTGCCGCCGTGATTGGACACCGAGATGGCGGCGACGCCCGCGTCCACCGCGCGCAACGCGTCGTCGACCCGGATCACGCCCTTGAGCAGCACCGGTCCGTCCCACTGTGCGCAGATCCAGCGCACATCGGCCCAGTCCGGCGGCGGCGTGCCCATCCATTCGCCGTAGGCGCCGAAGAACCCGGGGGCCGCGGCGTCGCCGATCGCCATGTTCGGCGCGGTGAGGTCGGGGATGTGCCCGGACCTCACGTAGGCCGCGAGCCAGCGCGGCCGGGCCAGGGTCTGCGGCGCGAACTTCAGCATGGTGCGCAGATCGAGCCGCTCCGGGATCACCGGACTCCCCCAGTCCCTGCCGTGCGAGAACGACCAGTCCAGGGTCAGGATCAAGCCGACCGCGCCCGCGGCCTTCGCGCGCGCCATCCGCTGCGCGATCTCGTCTTTACCGCCGCACCAATACAACTGGAAGAAGGTCGCGGGGTTGGCGGCGATCACCTCTTCGATCGGCTTGCTGGCGAACGAACTGAGCCCCATCGCGATGCCACGCGCCGCGGCCGCACGGGCGACCGCGACCTCACCGTCGGGGTGCACCGCCTGCACGCCGGTCGGCGAGATCAGCACCGGCATCGAAAGCTGTTGGCCGAGTACGGTCGTCGACTGGTCGCGGGTGCCGATCGGGCCCGCGACATGGGGCGCGAAACCGAGTTCGGTGAAGGCCCGCTGGTTGTCCTCGATGGTCTGCCCGCGTTCCGATCCGGCGATCAGCGCGCCGTACACCGACTTCGGCAGTCGTTTCTTCGCACGCCGCTGCGCCTCGGCGACGGTTTCGAACCATGGGTTCATGGTCGGATCCTTTCAGGCGGAATCCGGCCACCACAGCCGGATTCGGTCGAGCAGGTCGGTGGTGAGGTGGTCCAGTAGCGCGGCGCCCTCAGGGGCCGCGGCGCCCGCCGGATCGCCGAGCACGCCGTTGGGGCTGATCGCGCGCACTCCCGAGGAGCGCAGCAGCGTGAGCAGTTCCGGCAGCGGCCGCGGGTCACCGGGTGCGGCACGATCGAGCAGCACCCGCCGCGGGGTCAGCGCCAGTTGCACCGAGGTCTCCGAGCGGCCCGCGTGCAGATCCCCGGGAAAGCGCGGCAGATACAGGCGCACGTCCCGGGATTCGCGCTGCAGCAGCGCCTGCGCGCGCCGCAACGGCTCCAGGTTGCCGCCGTGCCAGTTGACGAGCAGGATGCGGTCGAAAGTGTCGGTCGCCGAGCGGCACAGCTCGACGATCAGC
This genomic interval carries:
- the mftD gene encoding pre-mycofactocin synthase MftD (MftD, an enzyme found in the mycofactocin biosynthesis locus, performs an oxidative deamination of 3-amino-5-[(p-hydroxyphenyl)methyl]-4,4-dimethyl-2-pyrrolidinone (AHDP). The resulting compound, now called pre-mycofactocin (PMFT), is a biologically active redox cofactor that can oxidize the non-exchangeable NADH of TIGR03971 family SDR-type oxidoreductases.) — protein: MNPWFETVAEAQRRAKKRLPKSVYGALIAGSERGQTIEDNQRAFTELGFAPHVAGPIGTRDQSTTVLGQQLSMPVLISPTGVQAVHPDGEVAVARAAAARGIAMGLSSFASKPIEEVIAANPATFFQLYWCGGKDEIAQRMARAKAAGAVGLILTLDWSFSHGRDWGSPVIPERLDLRTMLKFAPQTLARPRWLAAYVRSGHIPDLTAPNMAIGDAAAPGFFGAYGEWMGTPPPDWADVRWICAQWDGPVLLKGVIRVDDALRAVDAGVAAISVSNHGGNNLDGTPASIRALPAIADAVGDQIEVLLDGGIRRGSDVVKAVALGARAVLLGRAYLWGLAANGQAGVENVLDILRGGIDSALLGLRKTSVTELERADLVVPDGFERALGVPAPAPGESGTAATDSSRAVTASGAAEPVAIG
- the mftE gene encoding mycofactocin biosynthesis peptidyl-dipeptidase MftE — encoded protein: MSRSVARHTGAATEPAGAEAVRARARLSEAAELTWPEAGERAAAGAILAIAVGATEQHGPHLPLSTDTDIAAALCLRLAALRSDVLVAPPIPYGASGEHAGFPGTLSIGQAALELLIVELCRSATDTFDRILLVNWHGGNLEPLRRAQALLQRESRDVRLYLPRFPGDLHAGRSETSVQLALTPRRVLLDRAAPGDPRPLPELLTLLRSSGVRAISPNGVLGDPAGAAAPEGAALLDHLTTDLLDRIRLWWPDSA
- a CDS encoding MarR family winged helix-turn-helix transcriptional regulator gives rise to the protein MTDPHWLDDVEMRAWVGFVRTRDLIAAAVGRDSTRESNLTYVEYSVLAFLSGTPDHRCTFADLALSLEWSQSRLSHQITRMEKRGLVVREPIPDDARRTAARLTQRGAEVLTGAAPAHVNSVRRHMIDVLDRQQLAALADIYDTLLAHHRKATSEN